DNA sequence from the Candidatus Zixiibacteriota bacterium genome:
AAAATTGAGACATCCGTCGTCCTTTTTGGATTGTGGACATTCTTAATCGGTGGTTTCGTTTTCCTTACGCTATCAGGTGTTGCCTTGATGGGCAACCAGTTATACTTTCGGGGTGGAGGAGTTGCTACCTTGATGGCTGTCGCTGGTGCACTTACTGCACTTTGCTTCGTGCGAAAAGAGCAAAAAAAGCAAAGTGAAAAACAATAAAATTATAATGTGCACGTTCCTGAAACACGCAGAGATAGTAGGTCAGAAGCTTTGTAGGGACAGAACACTGTTCTGTCCCTACACAACTCTCCTCATATCAGGTGCACAAGGCACAGGTATAAGTTAATGCAAGAGAATTTGTGATCAAACAGCATCCCCTATTGACTGAGAAAACAGATGTTATCATCCTTGGAGCTGGAGCGTCAGGGCTGATGTGCTCAATTGAAGCTGGCAAGCGTCACCGTAAGGTGCTGGTTATCGATCATGCAAAAAAGCCGGGACGGAAAATTTTGATGTCCGGTGGCGGGCGTTGCAATTTTACCAATTACCATATAAATGCCGACAGCTATATTTCCCATAATCCGCATTTCTGCAAATCGGCACTCAGCCGCTACACTCAATGGGATTTTTTGACATTGGTGCAGAAGCATCATATCGCCTTTAGCGAGAAAACCCAGGGACAACTCTTCTGCGATGGCAGCTCCCGTGACATTCTGAACATGCTGTTATCTGAGTGCGAACAGGCCGGTATCTCCTTTCAGCTAAATACGAAAATCGAAAAGATCGAACAGCTGGGTGAGCATCATTTCAAAGTATACAGCAGCCGGGGCAATTATATCTGCCAGTCGTTAGTCGTTGCTACGGGTGGATTATCCATACCCGCGATAGGCGCAAGCCCTTTGGGGTATGAGATTGCCCAGCAGTTTCACATCAAGGTGTGGCCGCGACGTGCCGGCTTAGTTCCCTTCACCCTTCAGCCCAAGGATAAAGAAAAA
Encoded proteins:
- a CDS encoding NAD(P)/FAD-dependent oxidoreductase, with product MCSIEAGKRHRKVLVIDHAKKPGRKILMSGGGRCNFTNYHINADSYISHNPHFCKSALSRYTQWDFLTLVQKHHIAFSEKTQGQLFCDGSSRDILNMLLSECEQAGISFQLNTKIEKIEQLGEHHFKVYSSRGNYICQSLVVATGGLSIPAIGASPLGYEIAQQFHIKVWPRRAGLVPFTLQPKDKEKLSTLSGIAVDGVVSNKRQSFCENILFTHRGLSGSAILQMSSYWQPGEDLRINLLPEIDLADVLKKQQQQHPQRKLKSVLAEYLPKRLVAIMVMSDLAENPLRTISHQQFKEISAQLQQWTIKPNGTEGYRTAEVTLGGVDCNAISSKTMEARPVAGLFFTGEVLDVSGWLGGYNLQWAWSSGWCA